The genomic stretch ctgctttcttttgcacCTGACACAGATTAGCATGCCCACCTGTCTGAGAGATGAGTAGAGGGCTGTGACCTGCAGAGGGGATGAAAatggggtgctgggctgggactcaCCGGGAGGGATTTTTGAGTCTGCTTTGGAGACGGATGTGGAAGAAGCGGCCCCTTAGGCCACTGAATgggaaagtgtcacttttgatcacagtgctgaggtgctcagggcagagcagtcccggtgtgtctcgtgtcacttgtcCGTCGTGCATTATGTGTTGTTTGGGTATCCCATGTCACAGgtctttttccttagccctttgaggggcctgtcagaaacccatgcatcattcttagcatctgtgatctctgtgttccttggcctggcaccgatgccatagaacttttgactcgggagctcagacaggcatcagaaCTGCCACTCTTtttagaagcatccggtcagatgtcttttcaggtcttgttctgagccGTATGGACAGCTGCGCCCCGCAAGGATCCATTGCGGCAGATTAGGAGTTGTAAGAATgtgaggactggtagaggattctgaccgCAAGATTCTCGGACATTCATCGTTGCAGTTTCTTGGAATACATCAttcagttagcatcttcttcctccagggttctctgagcctcatcagctcaCCATCACTCTCGACTCGGTCATCtcattttgcattcttttggtccttgcagtcattcttcttgccaagagatttctgtccctgttatgtccccattgtttgtcacgtcccgtcctgtgtcacaGATGGgtgcacatatttgtgccggacctgctctgccccgctgcgtagcctggtgcgataggaccAGTCCCGGGGACTTGAAATTTGTAAGGTGGGGTGTAGTCAGGCtctagatggtattcctagattgacacaggatgtttggagctgtgaagttctcctgcagccctttgacttgtcttaactttctttcagatgcagCAGGATAAAATCCATGGCAGAGCATCCCATCCTGGATTAGGGGGTTCccctgagcaggtcagtcaTGGTTTGTGTCTGCAGTTGAAGTGTAAATGGTGactctgttacagcactgttctttgtttttatttttaggaagtaaaGCCAGATATCAGCAGTCAGGTTGaagagggcaaggtgagcagtgtCCAGTGGAATGAAGCCTTTGTTAGTGCTCAGGTCTCTCTTTCTGTTGCAGCTCTAAGCCTCCATTCTCGTTTGTGTCCTTTAGGCAATTGACTCTGAGTATGCAAAGCTCCCATCACGCACCGGCCAATGGACCGGGTTTGCTGCTCTTGTGAGCCTTCTGGGAGTCTTACAGGACTCTGTGATGaagcctttgccttttttacttAAAGGTGTCATCTGGGTCGCCTTTGGCAACAGCCATGGAGTTGCGGTGAGTcggggaagcagggaggagaagggagggtcTGCTCAGATTTCAGCAATGCCATATCACCTCGTCTCCTCTTAACCCAGGCATACCCTGCAACGACGGTGTGGCCTCCGAGCGCAGCAAAAGCATGTGGCCTGAGGAGCTGGGCATTCTCTGGAGAACGGTGAGCAGCAGAATTGTTAGGTTTTGGCCGACGTGCTGCCCAGATCATGCATtgatgctctgttttctttaatgtagcCGTCTAAGAGACAACggcccagtgacagcaggaacttcccagCTAGGGAGGCTGCCTTCCTTCACACCAGACATGGATTGGCATCCCCAGATGTCTGAGATAAGTAGAGGGCTGTGACCCAGAGAGGAGATGAAAGTGGGGTGCTGGTTCGGGACTCACCGGGAGGAGTTTTTGAGTCCGCTTTGGAGACGGGGATGTGGAAGAAGCGGCCCCTTAGGCCACTGAATgggaaagtgtcacttttgatcacagtgctgaggtgcgcagggcagagcagtcccggtgtgtctcgtgtcacttgtctgttgtgcattctgtgtgtttgggtatctcatgcctttttccttagccctttgaggggcctaTCAGAAACCCAcgcatcattcttagcatctgtgatctctgcgttccttggcctggcaccgatgccatagaacttttgactcgggagctcagacaggcatcagaatcgcatctctctttagaagcatccggtcagatgtcttttcaggtcttgttctgagctgtatgGACAGCTGCGCCCCGCAAGGATCCATTGTGGCAGATGAGGACTCGTAAGAATgtgaggactggtagaggattctgaccgtaggattcacaggcatccatctttgcagttCTTGGAATATATCATTCAGTTAGcaccttcttcctccagggttctctgagcTTCATCAGCTCGCCATCGCTCTCTCCTCGGTCATCTcatattgcattcttttggtccttgcagtcattcttcttgccaagagatttctgtccctgttgtgtcccccattgtttgtcacgtcccgtcctgtgtcacgggtgtcTGCACATATCTgtgccggagccgctctgccccgctgcgtagcctggtgcgataggaccAGTCCCGGGGACTTGAGATTTGTAGCGTGGGCTGTAGTTGGACTCTAGgtggtattcctagattgacacaagCTGTTTGGAGCTGTAAAGTTATCTtgcagccctttgacttttGCCTTAACTTTCCTTCAGGTGCAGAAGGATTCccctgagcaggtcagtcaTCGTTTGTGTCTGCTGGGGAAGTGTAAATGGTGTCTCTGCAGCACtgttcattgcctttttttttgtttcttttttaggaAGTTatgccagagagcagcagtcaaGTTGAggagggcaaggtgagcagtgaTCAAAAG from Motacilla alba alba isolate MOTALB_02 unplaced genomic scaffold, Motacilla_alba_V1.0_pri HiC_scaffold_478, whole genome shotgun sequence encodes the following:
- the LOC119696827 gene encoding uncharacterized protein LOC119696827 isoform X2, with amino-acid sequence MVTMLQHCSLSLFLGSQAREQQSRLSGQAIRTGQGVVADSATMASASEHGQSVRPEVLGILKNMQQDKIHGRASHPGLGGSPEQEVKPDISSQVEEGKAIDSECHLGRLWQQPWSCGIPCNDGVASERSKSMWPEELGILWRTPSKRQRPSDSRNFPAREAAFLHTRHGLASPDV
- the LOC119696827 gene encoding uncharacterized protein LOC119696827 isoform X1 — its product is MVTMLQHCSLSLFLGSQAREQQSRLSGQAIRTGQGVVADSATMASASEHGQSVRPEVLGILKNMQQDKIHGRASHPGLGGSPEQEVKPDISSQVEEGKAIDSEYAKLPSRTGQWTGFAALVSLLGVLQDSVMKPLPFLLKGVIWVAFGNSHGVAAYPATTVWPPSAAKACGLRSWAFSGERRLRDNGPVTAGTSQLGRLPSFTPDMDWHPQMSEISRGL